The genomic window CAAAAAGGCTCTGAAGCAGGCCAAGCGAATACGGGACAAGGATGCGACGCTCGAGATAAAGTATGTCGGCGCGCCGAGGTACAGGATAAAGGTGATCGCTCCCGATTACAAGCATGCTGAGGCTGTCCTGAAAAAGTCGGCACAGGCTGCGATAAAGTACATTGAGCAGCACGGTGGAGAGGGCGCATTCGTGAGAGAGGCCTAGCATTGGCAAGATCCAAGATACTGAGATGTGAGCGGTGCAGGATCTACACTCTCAAGGAAACCTGCCCAAGATGTGGATCCCGCACAAGCGGCACGAAGCCGGCCAGGTTCTCCCCTGAGGACCGGTATGGCAGGTACCGGCGTGCTCTGTTCTCTGAAAGCGGGCGGGAAGAGGGAAGATCATGAAAAAGACGCTTGTTCGAAGGCTCAAGGAGGTATCTCTCGAGAGCCCCATTCTGGTTGAGGGCCTGCCCGGGGTTGGGCATGTTGGAAAACTCGTCGCTGAGCATCTCATAGAAGAGCTCAAAGCAGAGAAGATCATCGAGATATACTCTCCGCACTTCCCTCCGCAGGTACTGGTACAGGCAGATGGCACTGTCAGGCAGGTAAGGAACGAGATCTACGCATACAGGGGAAAGGATGGAGAGCCGGATCTGCTGATCCTGGTGGGCGATTACCAGAGCGCCACGAACGAAGGGCATTACGAGCTCACAGGCATATTTCTTGACATAGCAGAGGAGTTCGGGGTCCGGCGGATTTACACCCTTGGAGGCTACGGAACAGGCCAGTTCGTGGAGCCGCAGGTGATCGGCGCAACGAACAGGTCAGAACTCGTTGAGGAGATGAAGGGGCTGGGGGTGGTCTTCCACGAGAACGAGCCTGGAGGGGGGATCATCGGGGTCAGCGGCCTTCTGGTGGGTCTTGGCGGCCTGAGGGGCATCGATGCCATCTGCCTCATGGGCACGACAAGCGGGTATCTGGTTGATCCAAAGTCTGCGCATGCTGTTCTTAAGGTCCTCTGCAGGGCGCTCGGGATCGAGGTCAGGACTCAGGCTCTCGAGGAGAGAGCGGGCGAGATGGAGCGGATAGTGAGCAAGCTCCAGGAGATGGAGAGGGCACAGGTACCTTACGAGAGCGGGGGCGAGGAGGATCTCAGGTACATCGGATGATCTGAGGATAGCTGCGGAGAGGCTGCTTGAGAGGGCTCTGCGCCTGGGGGCTGATGAGGCTGAGGTATTCGGGGTTCAGAGCAGGAACCTGACGCTCGAGCTCAGAAGGAGAAACGTCGAGAGCATCAGCGAGAGCGTTCTCAGGGGGCTGGGGCTCCGCGCTGTTATCAAGGGAGGCGTTGGTTTTTCAAGCACATCAGATCTGGGCAGGCTCGATGATGTCGCAGAGGCTGCTGTGAGCGCTGCCCGCATATTCGGGCCGGATCGACTCTGGAAGGGACTTCCAGGAAAATCGCAGATATTCCCTGTGGCTGGCGTGTTCGACCGCAGGATAGCAGAGGTCCAAACCGAGACCCTCCTGGGGATATCGGAGGAGCTCCTGAGAGGATGCGGTGCTGTTGATGGAGTGGAGCCAGTATCTGGCGGCATATCATGCACGCACAGCCTGGAGATCCTGATCAACTCCAGCGGTGTCGACCTCTCAGAGGAGGGCACATCGGTTCATCTCGCCCTTGAGACGATCGCCAGGGGGAGCTCAGGGGTTGCGACGGGAAGCGAGTTTGACAACTCGCGGAGCTTCAGCGTCAACGCGAGAGCTGTGGGAGAAAAGGCCGCGGATCTCGCAAGACGCTCTCTTGACGGCATATCCATAGAGACCAATACTTATGATGTTGTGCTCTCGCCAGTTGCATTCGCAGAGCTTCTCGAGAGCACTTTTATTCCATCGCTCTCCGCAGAGAACGTCCAGAAGGGAAGGTCTGCGCTCGCTGGCATGCTGGGCAAGAGCACAGCCGACCCGCGGCTCCAGATGATCGACGATGGAGCGCTTCCAGCGGGCATGGGGAGTTCTGCTTTCGACGGAGAGGGCGTCCCCTCACAGAGAAATGTGATCCTGGAGGACGGCATCCTTGGGAGCTACCTCTATGATACCTACACAGCCGGAAAGGAGGGAAGATCAAGCACCGGAAACTCTGTCAGATCCGGCTACTCGGATATGCCCAGGATCGGCGTCCGCAATCTTATCATCTCCTCAAAAGAGCCTGTGGATCTTCTGGAGGGTGTGCGCGAAGGTGTACTGGTCAACAGCGTGATAGGGGCGCACACCGCAAACCCCATATCCGGAGACTTCTCAGTTGAGGCAAGAAATGCATTTCGCATCCGCGCCGGCGAGATCGCAGAGCCTGTGCGCTCGGCCATGATCGCCGGGAACATATTCGATCTCCTGAAGCATATGGATGTCGGGAGAGAGGCGAGAGCGGTCGGGCCGATCGTGACTCCAGGCGTCAGGGTGCGGATGAGAGTGGTGTGCTGATACCGGCCGGGTGATCTTCCCCTCTTTCACTGGGGTTCGCTGTACCTGTGCCGTGGGAGGTTATCATGATCATAGGAGGTCCATCGTCGCAGCTGCTCGCTGGAAGGGTCGCCGCGATCCTCGGGGAGAGGGTGGCGCTCTGCGAGTACAGGACGTTCCCGGATGGGGAGGCATACACGCAGCTCCAGTCCGAGATCGATGATGATGTTGTTGTGATACAGAGCACCCCATCTGACAGGGATATTGTTTATCTTCTGCAGCTCCTTGACATAGTCCGTGGAAGGAACGTGACACTTGTCATACCCTACTTCGGATATGCCAGGCAGGACAAGATATTCAAGCCAGGAGAGCCGCTCACCGCGAGGGCGATAGCGAGCGCCCTGAACCCGTTCCTGAATGGCGGCTCCAGGGTCTTCACGGTGAACATCCACGCGCAATCAGTGCTCACACACTTCAAATGCAGAGCGGAGAGCCTAGATGCGACTCCTCTTCTCGCGGAGGAGATCCGCAGGCTGGATCTGAGGGATCCGGTTGTGATATCTCCAGACAGGGGCGCGATAGCGATGGCATCAAGGGCATCTGAGATCCTGGGATGTGAGTTCGATCACCTGGAGAAGACCAGATACAGCGGAACAGAGGTCTCAATCGCGCCAAAGGAGATCGATGTCAGAGGCAGGGATGTCATAATCATGGATGATATGATTGCAACAGGTGGCACGATGGCCACTGCGATATCGATGCTTCGGAGGCAGGGCGCCCAGAGCGTTCATCTGGCAGCTGTCCACCCTGTGCTCACAGGAAACGCTCTCCTAAAGCTGTATCACGCCGGTGTCGACAGGGTCATAGCAACAGACACGCTTGACCGAGGGGTGAGCACCGTCTCCGTAGCGCCGCTGATAGCCGGATCAAAATAATCGTGGGGCCGAAATGAAAAGCAGAGCAGAGGTGAAGGGAAGGGCGGCCAGGCTCTCCGTTGTCGCCTGCTCATTTCTTGTTGCCCTCAAGCTGGCTGTCGGGCTGATGATCGGCTCTGTCTCGATCATATCAGAGGCCGCGCATTCCGCAGTCGACCTCATCGCAGCCATCATGGCGTTTCTCTCCGTCCGGATCGCAGGCAGGCCTGCAGACGATGACCATCCCTTCGGCCACGGGAAGATCGAGAACATCTCTGGCACTCTGGAGGCGCTGCTGATCCTCCTCGCTGCCTACTGGATACTCTCTGAAGCATGGTCTAAGATACTGAACCCCACGGAGATCGAGACGGTATGGCTCGGCGCTGGGGTCATGCTCATCTCTGCGATTGTGAACACACTCGTCTCCCGGAGACTCTTCTCCGTCGGACGCGAGACGGAGTCGGTTGCCCTCCAGGCGGACGCGTGGCATCTCCGTACCGATGTTTACACATCCCTGGGCGTGATGCTGGGGCTTGCAGCGATCTGGATCGGCGACAGAATGTCAATGGACCTGAGAATTCTGGATCCGCTTGCCGCAATCTTCGTATCCCTTCTGATCCTGAAGGCTGCCCTCCATCTCACAGTCGACTCTGCGCGCGATCTCCTCGATTCAAGCCTGCCTGATGACGAGAAGGCCCTCATAAAGGAGAAGATAGTCTCCATGAAGCCGGATGTCCGAGGATTTCACGCCTTCAGAACCAGGCGCTCCGGCTCGTACAGGTTTGCTGAGTTTCACATCCTGGTGGACTCGGATATGACAGTTGAGGAATCGCATCAGCTCACAGATATACTTAAAGAGGCCATACGTGAGCACTACCCGTGCTCGTTTGTCACGATACATGTGGAGCCCTGCAGGCTCTGCTGCGATCCCGGATGTGTTGAGGGATGCATCCTGAGCGAGGAGGAGAGGAGAACAATCGAAGGACATGCAGGCAGCATGAGAGCGGCCAGCACTGACTGAATTGCATTCATCCAATGCTCAGAAGCGCCAGCAGGAATATGGCGCGCACCATGACGCTCAGGCCTGTGGATATCGTGACGATCGTGAGACCGACTCGCGGGCCGAATATGGCGGTGTAGTTCGGCACCATGCTCTTCATGGCGAAGATCGGGAGCATGAACATGCTGCCCAGCATGAGCACGGTCGCTGCCTGGACCTCAGTCAGGGAGCCGCTCTGGATCATCGGGCTGAGCAGGGATATCCCGATGAGCGGGCTCGCGACGTATGTTGTCAGGGGCACTATCGCCTCAGGGGAGATGCCGAAGGTCTGGGCGATCGGAAGCACGCTCAGTCTGTCGAAGAAGCCGTGATCGTTCAGGGAGAGCACCAGCAGCGTCATCGCCATGTATGTGATGGATATCCTGGCGAATGGTTTCATCTGCGTGCGAAGTATCTTCATTGTGGCATCAAGCGGGTTTCTGTTTCTTCTGGGTGGCTGCCAGGTGATCTCCGCACCATTCCTTTCTCTGAGCAGCAGCCTGCCGAGCACTATCACTATGAGGATCTTGACGATGGCCGTGGTTATGAACACGCCTGCGTAGAAGAGACCAACCACCGGTCCAAGAAGTGGAACAATCACCGGTATCTGGTATGTGAGTATCTCCCTGATGTACACCGGTATGCTGTTCATCATGGCGCAGAGCACGGTCTCGCGGTCGTCGAGAGCGCCACGCATCTTGAACTCCGCGATCATCGAGTTAGCTGCGACCGCTGAGCCGAGGGAGACCAGGAATGAGGATGCAGATATCGATGGCAGGTTCGCCATGGAAACGAGTGGTCTTGAGAGGACTGAGAGGCGATCGAGAATGCCGAGCTCCATTAGCATGCCCGCTAGAAACAGTCCGAGGAATACTGTCAACAGCACGGGTATCGCGGTGTCCAGGGCTCTGAACAGCAGGTCGAGCATCCCAGGTTTCTTTTAAAGTGATCGTAGATCAAATTGCTGGTTGAACCCCCATGGAGTCAGAGCCACGTCCCAGGTTGTTTGCTCGTACGCTCTTATCTATCTTATAACCTGCCCGGAGAGGCATCAGCTCTGCTATGCGCTCGTTTCGACTTGTCTTTGACTAGCGTCGAAGGCCTGTCGAGCGAATGAGTGCATTAAGCAGCATGCTTGCATGTCCTTCAAGCTGCTGAACACATAAGAGCGCGCTCGTAATGTGAACCGTGAGATCGACTGCATTCAGCTCGTGGAACGCATCATGCCAGGGTGCCGGTTCCAGAATGGCTGCGGTGAATGGGAACATGCTCGATATGTTGAGGTAAATCGACCTCTTGGTAGATTTCTGGACGAACGACTGTGCAAGGCGGCTTCATTTGAGCAGTACCTCAAGTACGCTCACGATATTGAGCATGTTCGTGAATGGGACCACACGCCCCGAGATGGTCAAAATCAACAGCAATATTTATCTCAAATACATCCAGATACCCAGCGATGTCGATTCAGGATGATGCTCTCAGGTACCACAGGATGGGCAAGATAGCCATCTGCAGCAGAGTCGCTTTAAGGAATGCAAACGACCTCAGCCTGGCCTACACACCCGGTGTGGCAGAGCCATCCCTCGCGATAAGCAGGAACCCGGATGATGTGTACCTCTACACATCGAAGGGGAACATGGTGGCTGTAGTCACAGACGGCACCGCGGTTCTGGGCCTCGGTGACATAGGTCCACTAGCAGCGATACCCGTCATGGAGGGCAAGGCGCTCCTCTTCAAGAGGCTTGCAGGGATAGATGCATTTCCGATAGCTCTGAGCACGACAGATCCATCAGAGATCGTGGAGACCGTTGTCAGGATCTCGCCGGTCTTCGGCGGCATAAACCTGGAGGATATCAGCGCGCCGAGGTGCTTTGAGATAGAGGAGGCACTCAAGAAGAGGCTGGACATCCCTGTATTTCATGACGACCAGCACGGGACCGCGGTTGTTGCGGTCGCTGCTCTGATCAACGCGCTGAAGCTCGTCGGCAAGAGCTTTGAGGAGATATCGGTCGCTGTATCGGGCGCCGGTGCCGCAGGGGTCGCTGTGACAAAGATTCTCCTGGATTTCGGTGTGAGGGATATAAGGGTATGCGACAGGAGAGGCATAATCCACAGGGATCGTGGGGATCTAAGCCCAATCAAGAGAATGCTGGCCGGGCTCACGAACCCTAAGGGGATGAAAGGCTCCCTGAGAGATGCGATGAGAGGCGCAGATGTCTTCATAGGGCTCTCTGTTGGAGGAATAGTCAGCAGGGATATGGTCGAGGGAATGGCCGGTGATCCAATAGTTTTTGCGATGGCAAATCCCGTGCCCGAGATAATGCCAGAGGAGGCGAGGATGGCGGGCGCAAGGATCGTTGCCACCGGAAGGTCCGACTATCCCAACCAGGTGAACAATGCTCTTGGCTTCCCGGGCATATTCCGTGGCGCGCTAGATGTCAGGGCCAGCGATATAAACGAGAGCATGAAGATAGCAGCTGCTGAGGCGATAGCATCTCTGGTTGATCAGATAAGGGATGACTGCATAATCCCATCCCCCCTGGACAGGAGGGTTGTTCCTGCGGTGGCAGAGGCAGTGGCTGCGGCCGCAATTGCCAGCGGCGTGGCGCGCAGGCCTCTCGATCCCTCCGAGGTGAGAGAGCATGCGATAGAGCTTGTATCTGAGGAGTGGAGCGCTAAGGAGAGAGAATTCAGATAGGATTACATAGAAGCAGAATGGCGAGGTGAACCTGCACAGGTATGTGCAAGCGGAACGGAGGCGGATATGGATCCTGCAGTCCTTGAGCAACAGGGGTACCATATTGTGGGGGAGGGCGCTGTGAAGCCATGTCTATGGCTGAAGAGGAGCCTGAGAGGGGGGGAGCAGTGCTACAAGCATCACTTCTACGGCATTGAGAGCCACAGATGCGTGCAGATGACGCCGACGCTCCACTGCAACCACCTCTGTCTCCACTGCTGGCGGCCTGTGGATGATTCGTTCCCGCTACCTGAGAGATGGACTGAACCGGAGGATCTCCTGGAGCTTGTGCTCAGAGAGCAGAGGAGGATCCTGTCTGGTTACTGGGGTTCGGATGTCGTCGACCGCGAGAGGCTTCATGAGGCCTCTACACCAAAACATGTGGCGATATCGCTCATGGGCGAGCCCACATTCTACCCGCATCTCCGAGGTCTGATCGAGGCAATAGATGCGAGGGGGATGACATCATTCCTGGTGACGAACGGCACAAATCCAGAGGCACTGAATGATGTGAAGCCGACACAGCTGTACATAAGCCTGAACGCCCCGGATGAGGACACCTACAGAAAGGTCTCCTGTGGGAGAGAGTGGGATTGCATCCTGGAGAGCCTGGCCATGATGCGTGATCTGAGGTGCAGGACTGTTGTCAGGATCACGCTTGTCAGAGGCGTGAACATGTTTTCCCCTGAGTCATACGCCCAGCTTCTAGATAATGCAGAGCCGGACTTCATAGAGGTCAAGGCATACATGCATCTCGGCAGATCAAGATACAGGTTATCCAGAGATGCCATGCCATCACATGAGGAGGTCGTGAGCT from Methanothrix sp. includes these protein-coding regions:
- a CDS encoding RNA-protein complex protein Nop10, whose amino-acid sequence is MARSKILRCERCRIYTLKETCPRCGSRTSGTKPARFSPEDRYGRYRRALFSESGREEGRS
- a CDS encoding proteasome assembly chaperone family protein; translation: MKKTLVRRLKEVSLESPILVEGLPGVGHVGKLVAEHLIEELKAEKIIEIYSPHFPPQVLVQADGTVRQVRNEIYAYRGKDGEPDLLILVGDYQSATNEGHYELTGIFLDIAEEFGVRRIYTLGGYGTGQFVEPQVIGATNRSELVEEMKGLGVVFHENEPGGGIIGVSGLLVGLGGLRGIDAICLMGTTSGYLVDPKSAHAVLKVLCRALGIEVRTQALEERAGEMERIVSKLQEMERAQVPYESGGEEDLRYIG
- a CDS encoding TldD/PmbA family protein — translated: MGADEAEVFGVQSRNLTLELRRRNVESISESVLRGLGLRAVIKGGVGFSSTSDLGRLDDVAEAAVSAARIFGPDRLWKGLPGKSQIFPVAGVFDRRIAEVQTETLLGISEELLRGCGAVDGVEPVSGGISCTHSLEILINSSGVDLSEEGTSVHLALETIARGSSGVATGSEFDNSRSFSVNARAVGEKAADLARRSLDGISIETNTYDVVLSPVAFAELLESTFIPSLSAENVQKGRSALAGMLGKSTADPRLQMIDDGALPAGMGSSAFDGEGVPSQRNVILEDGILGSYLYDTYTAGKEGRSSTGNSVRSGYSDMPRIGVRNLIISSKEPVDLLEGVREGVLVNSVIGAHTANPISGDFSVEARNAFRIRAGEIAEPVRSAMIAGNIFDLLKHMDVGREARAVGPIVTPGVRVRMRVVC
- a CDS encoding ribose-phosphate diphosphokinase codes for the protein MIIGGPSSQLLAGRVAAILGERVALCEYRTFPDGEAYTQLQSEIDDDVVVIQSTPSDRDIVYLLQLLDIVRGRNVTLVIPYFGYARQDKIFKPGEPLTARAIASALNPFLNGGSRVFTVNIHAQSVLTHFKCRAESLDATPLLAEEIRRLDLRDPVVISPDRGAIAMASRASEILGCEFDHLEKTRYSGTEVSIAPKEIDVRGRDVIIMDDMIATGGTMATAISMLRRQGAQSVHLAAVHPVLTGNALLKLYHAGVDRVIATDTLDRGVSTVSVAPLIAGSK
- a CDS encoding cation diffusion facilitator family transporter; the protein is MKSRAEVKGRAARLSVVACSFLVALKLAVGLMIGSVSIISEAAHSAVDLIAAIMAFLSVRIAGRPADDDHPFGHGKIENISGTLEALLILLAAYWILSEAWSKILNPTEIETVWLGAGVMLISAIVNTLVSRRLFSVGRETESVALQADAWHLRTDVYTSLGVMLGLAAIWIGDRMSMDLRILDPLAAIFVSLLILKAALHLTVDSARDLLDSSLPDDEKALIKEKIVSMKPDVRGFHAFRTRRSGSYRFAEFHILVDSDMTVEESHQLTDILKEAIREHYPCSFVTIHVEPCRLCCDPGCVEGCILSEEERRTIEGHAGSMRAASTD
- a CDS encoding nucleoside recognition protein, whose amino-acid sequence is MLDLLFRALDTAIPVLLTVFLGLFLAGMLMELGILDRLSVLSRPLVSMANLPSISASSFLVSLGSAVAANSMIAEFKMRGALDDRETVLCAMMNSIPVYIREILTYQIPVIVPLLGPVVGLFYAGVFITTAIVKILIVIVLGRLLLRERNGAEITWQPPRRNRNPLDATMKILRTQMKPFARISITYMAMTLLVLSLNDHGFFDRLSVLPIAQTFGISPEAIVPLTTYVASPLIGISLLSPMIQSGSLTEVQAATVLMLGSMFMLPIFAMKSMVPNYTAIFGPRVGLTIVTISTGLSVMVRAIFLLALLSIG
- a CDS encoding malic enzyme-like NAD(P)-binding protein, with the protein product MSIQDDALRYHRMGKIAICSRVALRNANDLSLAYTPGVAEPSLAISRNPDDVYLYTSKGNMVAVVTDGTAVLGLGDIGPLAAIPVMEGKALLFKRLAGIDAFPIALSTTDPSEIVETVVRISPVFGGINLEDISAPRCFEIEEALKKRLDIPVFHDDQHGTAVVAVAALINALKLVGKSFEEISVAVSGAGAAGVAVTKILLDFGVRDIRVCDRRGIIHRDRGDLSPIKRMLAGLTNPKGMKGSLRDAMRGADVFIGLSVGGIVSRDMVEGMAGDPIVFAMANPVPEIMPEEARMAGARIVATGRSDYPNQVNNALGFPGIFRGALDVRASDINESMKIAAAEAIASLVDQIRDDCIIPSPLDRRVVPAVAEAVAAAAIASGVARRPLDPSEVREHAIELVSEEWSAKEREFR
- the twy1 gene encoding 4-demethylwyosine synthase TYW1, whose product is MDPAVLEQQGYHIVGEGAVKPCLWLKRSLRGGEQCYKHHFYGIESHRCVQMTPTLHCNHLCLHCWRPVDDSFPLPERWTEPEDLLELVLREQRRILSGYWGSDVVDRERLHEASTPKHVAISLMGEPTFYPHLRGLIEAIDARGMTSFLVTNGTNPEALNDVKPTQLYISLNAPDEDTYRKVSCGREWDCILESLAMMRDLRCRTVVRITLVRGVNMFSPESYAQLLDNAEPDFIEVKAYMHLGRSRYRLSRDAMPSHEEVVSFALALSESTGYTLEDQVSLSRVVLLSRGSVQRKLDKP